GCCATTGCTTCTAAACAATGATTAGACGTGTTTCACTGCCCCCTTGTTGGCTTCCTTAACTCTGTCCTCACGTTTATAAATAGTCTCTTCATTTAGTTCTCAGCAGTCCATTGCGGTGTATCATTGGTTTCCTGCCAGGACCCTTACTGAAGCTACAGTCATCTTTTCTCAAATTCTGGCAAGACCTTACTGCTTCTGCTTCTTCCCCTAAGTTTTTTAAGAAGCAGCTCTTTCTCCCAGAGAGTTCTGAGGGAAGTCCTCAGGGATGGGTTGAAAACACTTGAGTGGTGCCTTCCAGTCTTATCCCTAATCACCACTCTCCACCCTAGTAGAGACCCCAGGCATTCAACCACTTCTCACGTTAGAGTGACTTTCTTGCCTTCCAATAGATCTGCACTGAAGGGTGGGTGGATTTTGCTCCTGCCCTCTGTTCCTGGATGTCCACCTCAGCATCCCAGTCCTTGACCATCAATCCCAACATTTGCTTTACTGTTTCCATGGAGACACACTGACTCCTCACTCAAGGAGGACTCCTGGCTCCCAGTTATGATACACCAGGGGTATACATACAGATGGGGCCACTTTTGGGACTCCTGGtacccagtcatctgtctgtGTCCCTTACTAAACATGACATCCTAAattaatatgcaaataaaaataaccttGTAGTTCATTTTCAGTGTGACTGTTACCATTATTCCAAGTAtattaaagacagaaaagatGCTTTTGAAAGTTTTCATGAATTCAAAAGGCAGAGGGCATGCTTTATTGGCATTATTACAGAGTTTCCTGGCATAGTGTGAAAAAGGAACGAAGTTAACTTCAACCCCAAAAATGTCAGAATTAAAAACACTTGCATagcagagtgtttttttttttaaaggtcacagAGAATCAGCTGCTGTAAGATTTCAGCGAGGACAAGAGCTAGGCGATCACAGACTTTTTCCTCTAAGTCAGCAGTGCAGTCTTACCCCTACAAACACGtacaaattttaagtttaaaaaattacaatttaaattcaaaatatgCTAAATGGGAAAGAATATTTGTAATCAATCATTTTTGCTTGAAGCTCAAATAATCGCTCTGATTACAtactttttctgaggttttttttttcttaatcaccAAAGGGCCTCTTTATTAAGGCTCTTAAAGGGACTTTCAAAATtttgcttgggggaaaaaaatcacccaaCTCCAGACACCTTTCAATTTGAGCTACTATTGCCCTCCCTTTTTTAATCTGAGCCGGGGCTATTTCTTCTGTAGATAATTGCTCAGTTAAAAGAAGAGAGTATTTTCTCCAAGGGAGCTTGCAATTGGATTTTCTTTGAGGGCATGAGGACTAAAGCATTGGTTTTATTAATTCCTGGCACTTTGATCATAAATCTAGTTGGAGACCAGTCATTAAATAAGACATGAGAACTTAAAGACTTTCTAACCCCATTTCCTAATTAGGCCCAATGCATTTAAAACCTTGGCTGATTATAAATTCAAATTGGAGGAGGATGGTGCTACGTGAATTGTGTTCTGAGATTCaaggtaaagaaaaattaatttgcagTGTGTGGACCAGAGAAATTATTTTAGTGACGGCACAAATATTGTTCTGCGGTTTCAGCATACACTTGCTGCCTCTGGGTTTTGTGCCTGAGCTGGGTGTAAGGGAGACGGGTCACCTCCTCCACAGGTGTGGTCCAAATTGAACAGTCCTTCAGTCCAGGGGATAGAGCTGCTTGTGCTGCCCGGACAGGTGGGTCCGTGAGGCTCAAGGCTGCCAGCCATGTTCTGCAGGTCACACCAGCTTCAGATGGTCTCACACTCCGTGGTGGCCGTGGAGCAGGCCCCGCAGTCACAGCGGACAGCCACGGGGTAGGTGTAGAAGGGGTCGACCCCGGGGGCACAGTTGGGCAGCTTGACGGTCACATGTTTGGTCTCATTGTAGGTGCAGACGCTGTGATGGGCTTCGATGTACGGGGGCTCCAGAATGGGCTTCTGTCCCCACAGgtagaaaacagaaaacccaTTAGAACAGACCATCCTGTTTCATGGTCTTGATCATGTATCACTATCCGAAATGAGCTTcttattcatttctttacttGTTAATCAATttcctcccaggagaaggcaAATTCCTGAAAGCAGGGGGCTAATTTTTGTTCACCAGCTTATCTTGAACTCCCAGAAGAACCcatggcacagagtaggtgctaaataaatatttagcaaATGAATAATCTTAGTCATTGCAAAAATCTTCTAGTTGGTCTCTTcacttctactttaaaaaaacttttttaaactatttttgggagaaggaggtaattaggtttatttatttatttaaatggaggtactggggatggaacccaggacctcatgcctgctaagcacatgctctaccatttgagctattccctccccaccctctccattTCTACTCTTACTCTCTATGGTCTATTTATGACAGGGTAGCTTcaagtgatccttttaaaatgtaagtcagatcCAATCTGTCCTCTACTCAAATCCCCTGTGATTTCTCACCTCACTCAGAGCAAAACCCAAAGACCTTACAATCACCCTCAAGACCCAACATCACCCTCCCTGGGTCTTCACCTTGTGACATGTCTCTGATGAGCCCATCTTGCTGGCTTCCtcattctgctccagccacaaCAGTCTCCTGATGGTTCCTCAGACCCACCAGGAACAGTGCCACTCCAGGATCTCTGCCTTTGCTATCCCCCCTGCCCAGAATGTTCTTCTGTCTTGTGATTCACTCTTTCTCCAACTTTAGGTTTTTGTTCAAACATCACCCTCTCAGGAAAGCCTTTCCTCAACGCCCTTTTTAAAGCTGCAAcaaccccacacacacacacacacaccctgccactttctctccctcttcctgctttatttttctccacaggaCCTGTCAGTACCATGTGACATGTGTGCTGCGTTTCTCCCACTCTGGAGGGCAAGCTCCATTAGAACAGGAATTTCTGCCCATTTTACTCATGGCTGTGCCTTGACTACCTAGCGTCATACCTGGCACCCTGGAGGGTCTCAACCATGTTTGTTgaatcaatgaaagaaaacagagcaaGGCAGGTTCCTGAATGCCCTGTGTGCTAGTTCTGATCATTGAAGGCCTCacttccttcctccaccttttatAAATCATGAATTCAAGGATAATGTCGATCAATAAAGCATCTAGATCAGGAAATCAGCAAATTCATAGTTAAAATCTCAAACCCTGCAGTCAGACCTGCTGAGCTGGAATCCCTGTCCTGCCACTCGCTGCAGACCTTAGAAAATCCATTTAACTTCTTgaatcctcagtctcctcatctgtgaaacaaaaTACCTACCTGCCTAGGGCcaagtaagtgttcagtaaaggTAATCCCGTGTTCCTATCAGAGTTCTAATAAGAGTAAGGAATTAATCATCAAAATAACAACTCACAAGCTTGTAGAGGACAGCGTCCTCACTTGTCCTGGGCAAATGAAGTATGTTTAATGGAGGCCCAGGGTGAAGCTCTTACataaatatcacagaaataaTGGTTTTGCCTCTGACAAGGACCATGTAGAGCAGCTGAATTCAGTATCAACTGCTTCCTCCTACTTCTCAGGTAACATTGTCCCCTTGCTCAGTTGTCTTTGTGTCTTCTTACCCTCAGTAGTCTGGGACCCCAGACAGCAccgccagataaaatacaggatgcccaataaaatttgaatttcaaataaacaacctttttttttttagtataagtatgtcccaaatattgcatggttCACACTTATACACACATCCTCCCCCTCCAGGAAAGGTTATCTGACATTCAAATGTAACTGGCATcctggttggtttggtttggtttggattTTTGCTAATTCTGGCAACCACGAACCCTGGCCATGAGCAAAGGCGATTTCCAGCCACAGTCCTAGCTTCACTTTGCCATCATGCGTGTCCTTATTTTCAGACATACTCCCCTTTTGAGTTATCAAACATAAGTGCTTAAGAGCTCACCCCTCAAACACCTCCTCATCTCAGTCCAAGAGGATTCTAACTTAGTTGGAGATTTTTTATCCCATTTTAAATGCACTGTCTCTAAAAAGACTGGATATAATTGCATTTGAAGGGCCTTAATGGATCTATTAGTGATAATCCCTGAGGGTCCCCAGGAGTTACCCccagggggagggaagaaagcagGGCTTGTTGGGGAGGCTGAAGACCTGCCCTCACCTGCTCTTCAGCTTAGGGCCTCTCTTGGCTTTTTCACAGGTGGAGGAATAGGGAGAAGGGTTTTGGCGACAAGTTTGAACCAAGAATTTATTCCGAACTTCCCACTAACTCCCTACGTGACTTTGCAGTCAGCCACCCCCTTGAGTTCTTCCAtagcatctgtaaaatgggtagaatAACAGCATATCTTGATCTCCCAGAGATGATTCCCAAATAGACACTGGGTAAATCAAATGATCAACTTGATCAATGCTTTGTGAGAAGAGCAACATCATGTTTCTTTTGGATGATGCCatgtcattgttttttgtttgtctgattatttttaatccaCAGGAAAGGGTAGATACCCCAGCTCTGTCTCGTTTCATTAAGAAGTGAATACTTAAGAATCAGGCCAAGTATCTGGCCCAGAAGCCATTGCCCTCTCTTGGGACTCACCTCCCAGGTTTCACAGCGGCCCCAGCAGGCATCCGTGGTGATCCGAAGACCCCGGCAGCCCGGCTTCTTGGCCAGGAAAGTGAACTCCCTCACTGCACAGCCCACAAAAGTACGCAGATTCTCGCTGgaggtgctgaggacacagccgcagccagccaggaggaggagggccacGGGGCCAAGGAATAGGTGTGCCAGCCTCATGCTGTTCctccagaaagggaaaagaaagaggactTATTAACAGATCTGGCTGCCTCCACGAGGCTGCCTGCAGGTGTCAGTCACTATCAAAAGGACATTGCTTTTCCCACTTCAGCAGAAATGAGCCAAGAAATTGTAAATGCTTACAGACTCCAACAAAGATGCCCGAAGTTCCAAGTGGCTCCAGGATGGTTTCCATGGACCCATGGAGCTCACTAAACAACCAGCCCTCTAAGGGCATCCTCAGGCTTTTCATTACAGCATCCCAAGCCCATCCTTACGCTGGACTGGACTTGAGTGTTAAAGAAATATGTTCCAATGGTCTCttcaaaatgaacacaaaatatgAGTAACACCAAAAGGAATGCATAGCCTAACATGATACATGAATacacacaaattatttttattcagatcCAAGGTATTGGATGCTATGGTACATGCTTTGCTCAAAATTATATTTCCAGTGTCATGGATGGGGAATGGGGAGGGGTAGATAAACAGTAATTGTATGTCCTGTACATACTGTTACTAACTCAACCCACCACAATACATGGATATGTGGAAGATATGAAACCTGGCCCCTGACTTGGTGACCATTCATAAAATGTGTCCTACCTGCTACAAATTCCCTCTGTTCTGTGCCTCTGCTGTAACAGGCTCCTCGTTGTGATTGACATTAAGTCCAAATGATGGACAGCACCAGAGGTATTTAAAACATAACCCCAATCTACTGCCAAGTCAGTCCTCTCTGGGTCTTGATCATTTCCTATGCTTTTTCAGGAGCCAGAATCACTCCTTTCACGCTTGGCCCACCAGGAAGAACATACTGCATGTTGAAACGAGGGTGGACACTGCATTTATAGGACCCCTCCCCCAATTCATCATTACATAACACGGGCTGCAAAGTTACTTATTTCCAAACTGATCTCTTAGTTCCTACTTTTGATCTATCACCTTAGCAAGACTCTCTGGACTTACTCTCAGGCAGTATGGAGAGGCACTTACCTGATTTTGCTGA
This DNA window, taken from Camelus dromedarius isolate mCamDro1 chromosome 5, mCamDro1.pat, whole genome shotgun sequence, encodes the following:
- the GPHB5 gene encoding glycoprotein hormone beta-5 produces the protein MRLAHLFLGPVALLLLAGCGCVLSTSSENLRTFVGCAVREFTFLAKKPGCRGLRITTDACWGRCETWEKPILEPPYIEAHHSVCTYNETKHVTVKLPNCAPGVDPFYTYPVAVRCDCGACSTATTECETI